From Cellulophaga lytica DSM 7489, a single genomic window includes:
- a CDS encoding sulfate adenylyltransferase subunit 1: MNVLKIATAGSVDDGKSTLIGRLLYDTKSLTEDKLEAIKKSSEQRGYDYLDFSLATDGLVAEREQGITIDVAHIYFSTPTKSYIIADTPGHVEYTRNMVTGASTSQVAIILIDARKGVIEQTYRHFFINNLLRVKNVIVAVNKMDLVDYSEEVFNNIKKDFEALNAKSTYAEQIVSYIPVSALKGDNIVDKTDAMSWYNGDTILGHLEELEAQDLYDAGKVRFPVQTVIRPKTDEFHDFRGYAGKISGGSLKVGDAVTVLPSLTQSKIKEIFFFDKTYAEAPAGSSVNITLEDDINITRGDMLVKTDELPKIEKQVTATVCWMDSKNLVPGTKYIVQHNTNRVLSKIDSINSVIATDYTGEQENNNKLSLNEIGEVSIKLSKPIYFDSYNDNKSNGAFILIDAQTNTTAGAGFIS; encoded by the coding sequence GTACTAAAAATAGCAACAGCAGGTAGTGTAGATGATGGTAAAAGTACCTTAATTGGTAGGTTACTTTACGATACAAAATCACTAACTGAAGATAAACTAGAAGCCATTAAAAAAAGTAGTGAACAACGTGGGTATGATTACCTAGATTTTTCATTAGCTACAGATGGTTTAGTTGCAGAACGTGAACAAGGTATTACTATAGATGTGGCTCATATCTATTTTTCAACACCAACTAAAAGTTACATTATTGCAGATACACCTGGTCACGTAGAGTATACCAGAAATATGGTTACGGGTGCATCAACTTCTCAAGTAGCTATTATTTTAATAGATGCTAGAAAAGGTGTTATAGAACAAACATACCGTCATTTTTTTATCAACAATTTATTGCGTGTTAAAAACGTAATAGTTGCTGTTAATAAAATGGATTTGGTAGACTATTCTGAAGAGGTATTTAATAATATTAAAAAAGACTTTGAAGCTTTAAATGCAAAAAGTACTTATGCAGAACAAATAGTTAGTTATATTCCGGTTAGTGCCTTAAAAGGTGACAATATTGTAGACAAAACAGATGCAATGTCTTGGTATAATGGCGATACAATTTTAGGTCATTTAGAGGAGTTAGAAGCACAAGATTTATATGATGCTGGTAAGGTTCGTTTTCCTGTACAAACAGTAATTAGACCAAAAACAGATGAGTTTCACGATTTTAGAGGGTATGCTGGAAAAATTTCTGGAGGTAGCTTAAAAGTTGGTGATGCCGTAACTGTTTTACCTTCTTTAACTCAGTCTAAAATAAAAGAGATATTCTTTTTTGATAAAACATATGCAGAGGCACCAGCAGGAAGTTCTGTTAATATTACCTTAGAAGATGATATTAACATTACTAGGGGAGATATGCTTGTTAAAACAGATGAACTTCCAAAAATTGAAAAACAAGTTACTGCTACAGTTTGTTGGATGGATAGTAAAAACCTAGTACCAGGAACTAAGTATATTGTGCAACATAATACAAACCGTGTGCTATCTAAAATTGATAGTATAAATAGTGTTATAGCAACAGATTATACGGGAGAACAAGAAAACAATAATAAATTATCTTTAAATGAAATAGGAGAAGTTAGTATTAAACTTAGTAAGCCTATTTATTTTGATAGTTATAACGACAATAAATCTAACGGAGCTTTTATTTTAATTGATGCCCAAACCAATACAACGGCTGGTGCAGGATTTATAAGTTAA